A part of Capsicum annuum cultivar UCD-10X-F1 chromosome 6, UCD10Xv1.1, whole genome shotgun sequence genomic DNA contains:
- the LOC107875834 gene encoding CASP-like protein 4D1 has product METPRAFAILVLRLFTMLLCAASVPLMVSNSFELSGGDKTKYSDIKAYRYVVAAAVIGFVYSLFQLPFALYYAIKGKRAFHGRFLGLLDFFVDKVMTFFMASGVGAGFGVSSELKRYVNGFVDTMETSGIDTFDELRNKSLKFFDRGNLATTPLLAGFTVMAVLTTITSYTRK; this is encoded by the exons ATGGAAACACCAAGGGCTTTTGCAATCCTTGTTCTTAGACTTTTTACTATGTTGTTGTGTGCAGCTTCAGTGCCACTCATGGTTTCTAACAGCTTCGAACTTAGTGGAGGTGACAAAACCAAATACAGTGATATTAAGGCCTACAG GTATGTGGTAGCGGCGGCAGTAATTGGATTTGTGTACTCATTGTTTCAGCTGCCATTCGCATTGTATTATGCCATTAAGGGGAAGAGAGCTTTTCATGGCAGGTTTCTTGGTCTGTTGGATTTCTTCGTAGATAAG GTGATGACATTCTTCATGGCAAGTGGAGTTGGTGCTGGTTTTGGTGTAAGTAGTGAACTCAAACGTTACGTTAATGGATTTGTTGACACAATGGAAACATCTGGGATCGATACATTCGACGAGTTAAGGAACAAGAGCCTAAAATTCTTTGACAGGGGTAACTTAGCAACTACTCCCCTTCTTGCTGGATTTACTGTTATGGCTGTTCTCACAACTATTACTTCCTACACTCGCAAATGA